In one Pleomorphomonas sp. T1.2MG-36 genomic region, the following are encoded:
- a CDS encoding UxaA family hydrolase encodes MPRVLKIHPDDSVAVALEPLAKGTDIPAFGLKLLDDVPQAHKFALKDIAAGDKVIKYGAVIGLAREAVPKGAHVHVHNLKTALGDILDYSYAGNVSARPQNGGPVPTISAYERANGDIGIRNDLFIVPLVGCINGLADNIAKAVEKESMLPEGSSVTVLSHPYGCSQLGDDLANTRGILQNYVAHPNAGGVLVLGLGCENNTKAYFREGLELPDPDRVRFLTSQEAGDEMAEALALCRELTTKMKADQRTEVGADRLRIGLKCGGSDGFSGITANPLLGAFSDWLTGIGGTTVLTEVPEMFGAEQLLMERSESREVFDKTVALINDFKRYYVDNNQPIYENPSPGNKAGGISTLEEKSLGCTQKAGLSTVRDVVGYTGRISKPGLNLLSAPGNDGVAVTALAASGCHMVLFTTGRGTPLGGVVPTMKIATNSDLATRKPHWIDFDAGPIATGQTTVEGLRDSFADAVLQIASGKPTRNETNQIKEIVIFKTGVTL; translated from the coding sequence ATGCCGCGCGTTCTCAAGATCCACCCCGATGACAGCGTCGCCGTCGCCCTCGAGCCGCTTGCCAAGGGCACCGACATCCCCGCCTTCGGTCTCAAGCTTCTCGACGACGTGCCGCAGGCGCACAAGTTCGCCCTGAAGGACATCGCCGCCGGCGACAAGGTGATCAAGTATGGCGCGGTGATCGGCCTCGCCCGCGAGGCGGTTCCCAAGGGCGCGCATGTCCACGTCCACAATCTCAAGACCGCGCTCGGCGACATTCTCGACTACAGCTACGCCGGCAATGTCTCGGCCCGTCCCCAGAACGGCGGTCCGGTGCCGACGATATCGGCCTACGAGCGAGCAAACGGCGACATCGGCATCCGCAACGACCTGTTCATCGTACCGCTGGTCGGCTGCATCAACGGCCTTGCCGACAACATCGCCAAGGCGGTGGAGAAGGAGAGCATGCTGCCCGAGGGCTCCAGCGTCACCGTCCTCTCCCACCCCTATGGCTGCTCGCAGCTCGGCGACGACCTCGCCAACACGCGCGGCATCCTGCAGAACTACGTGGCGCACCCCAATGCCGGTGGCGTGCTGGTGCTGGGTCTTGGCTGCGAGAACAACACCAAGGCCTACTTCCGGGAAGGCCTGGAGCTGCCCGACCCCGATCGCGTCCGCTTCCTGACCAGCCAGGAGGCCGGCGACGAGATGGCCGAGGCGCTGGCCCTCTGCCGCGAGCTGACCACCAAGATGAAGGCCGACCAGCGGACCGAGGTTGGTGCCGACCGCCTCAGGATCGGCCTCAAGTGCGGCGGCTCGGACGGCTTCTCCGGCATCACCGCCAACCCGTTGCTCGGCGCCTTCTCGGACTGGCTGACCGGCATCGGCGGCACCACCGTGCTGACCGAGGTGCCGGAGATGTTCGGCGCCGAACAGCTGCTCATGGAGCGCTCGGAAAGCCGCGAGGTGTTCGACAAGACGGTGGCGCTGATCAACGACTTCAAGCGCTACTACGTCGACAACAACCAGCCGATCTACGAGAACCCCTCGCCGGGCAACAAGGCGGGCGGCATCTCGACGCTCGAAGAGAAGTCGCTCGGCTGCACGCAGAAGGCCGGCCTCTCCACGGTGCGCGACGTGGTCGGCTACACCGGCAGGATCTCAAAGCCCGGCCTCAACCTTCTGTCGGCGCCCGGCAACGATGGCGTCGCCGTCACAGCGCTCGCCGCCTCGGGCTGTCACATGGTGCTGTTCACCACCGGACGCGGCACGCCGCTCGGCGGCGTCGTCCCCACCATGAAGATCGCCACCAACTCCGACCTTGCAACGCGCAAGCCGCACTGGATCGACTTCGACGCCGGCCCCATCGCCACCGGACAGACCACCGTCGAGGGCCTCCGCGACAGCTTCGCAGACGCCGTCCTCCAGATCGCCTCCGGAAAGCCAACCAGAAACGAAACGAACCAAATCAAGGAAATCGTCATATTCAAAACGGGAGTCACGCTTTAG
- a CDS encoding LysE family translocator — protein sequence MLGYDLAHWATFFAAAFLLNVSPGPDIAFILGHTARGGRRQGLAAMFGLWAGAFCHVLFAAIGLSAIVATSAAAFSVVKWAGVVYLAYLGISALRSKASAFDVKAAKVESRLSAVFLQGMLVDILNPKVAIFFLAFLPQFVVDGAGPVPLQLLLHGVLIIVVAATVEPLVVLGGAWLTARLRASTRLVLWLDRSLGALFLGLAAKLAALQR from the coding sequence ATGTTGGGCTACGATCTGGCGCACTGGGCGACCTTCTTTGCGGCGGCTTTCCTGCTGAACGTGTCGCCGGGGCCGGATATCGCCTTCATCCTCGGCCATACGGCGCGCGGCGGCCGCCGACAGGGGCTAGCCGCCATGTTCGGCCTGTGGGCCGGCGCCTTCTGCCATGTGCTGTTTGCCGCCATCGGTCTGTCGGCCATCGTCGCCACCTCGGCAGCCGCTTTCTCGGTCGTGAAATGGGCCGGCGTCGTCTATCTCGCCTACCTTGGCATCTCCGCCCTGCGATCGAAGGCGAGCGCCTTCGACGTCAAGGCGGCCAAGGTCGAGAGCCGCCTGTCGGCCGTCTTTCTTCAAGGCATGCTGGTCGACATCCTGAACCCGAAGGTGGCGATCTTCTTCCTCGCCTTCCTGCCGCAATTCGTCGTCGACGGCGCGGGGCCGGTACCGCTGCAGCTCCTGCTGCATGGCGTACTGATCATCGTCGTCGCGGCGACGGTGGAGCCGCTGGTGGTGCTCGGCGGCGCCTGGCTGACGGCGCGCTTGCGCGCCAGCACGCGGCTGGTCCTATGGCTCGACCGCTCGCTGGGCGCGCTATTTCTGGGCCTTGCGGCAAAGCTCGCCGCCCTGCAGCGATAA
- a CDS encoding error-prone DNA polymerase: protein MTAYAELAAVTNYSFLRGASHALEMVGTAGQLGYAGIGIADRNTLAGVVRAHVAAKEYGVRLAVGSRLVFTDGTPDILAYPRDRAAYGRLCRLLTTGNMRAEKGDCILTAVDLLEFSEGLRLIVVPPRRLLPAFGAQVKKLAADLSGQLWLGITMPRLGDDRRRLAAFAALAKSAGLKPIALGDPLYHTPERRPLQDIVTCIREHVTIDEAGLRLEQNAERHLKRPEEMERLFADLPEAVSETVRFLDGLGFSLDELKYEYPREAFAGYATAAEALRALVEEGVKRRFPEGVDEAIRKTIEHELAIIAEKEYEPYFLTVYDIVRYARSQGILCQGRGSAANSVVCYCLGITDVDPRRGDLLFERFISVERDEPPDIDVDFEHGRREEVMQYIYRRYGREKAGIAATVITYRGRSAVREVGKVFGLTDDAVTALSGSVWGSPSKGLKDDDARRTGFDPTEARLAMVLKYSRELSGFPRHLSQHVGGFVLTAGRLDEAVPIGNAAMDDRTFVEWDKDDLDALGMLKVDILALGMLTALAKALKMLGEHYDRHWTLASLPAERKAVYAMIQRADTLGVFQIESRAQMSMLPRLRPNHFYDLVIEVAIVRPGPIQGNMVHPYLRRRQGLETVNYPSPSPEHGPKNELEQVLGKTLGVPLFQEQAMRIAIVAAGFTPGEADKLRRAMATFRRMGTIHTFRDKMVEGMAGRGYDRTFAENCFRQIEGFGEYGFPESHAASFALLVYASAFIKCYYPDVFAASLLNAQPLGFYAPAQIVRDARDHGVTVRPPDINLSDWDATLEAGAPEVTPHPRHASMAGHIRTTHALRLGLREVEGLKEADGRLVAERRGRGYDSIRDVWLRTGLPSSTLERLADADAFASLGLSRRDALWAVRGLGRAGDKDDLPLFLAAEEAGRETEPDMHLPPMLPGEEVVMDYRHLRMSLRAHPVSFLRSHLDRLRAMPCDDLTRTADGRRVTVAGLIVVRQRPGTAKGTIFLTLEDETGIANIVVWAKVFEAHRAIVLGSRMVSVTGRMQSESGVIHVVADRIVNLTHLLGHLAADNAAAALTPPGEAVRATDKGGGLPDPIYQPPHPANAPLPPEPDVAADLDVPARATRHVPARRRA from the coding sequence ATGACCGCCTATGCCGAGCTTGCCGCCGTCACCAACTATTCCTTCCTGCGCGGCGCCTCCCATGCCCTGGAGATGGTGGGAACGGCCGGGCAGCTTGGCTATGCCGGCATCGGCATCGCTGATCGCAACACGCTGGCCGGCGTCGTGCGCGCCCATGTGGCAGCCAAGGAATACGGCGTGCGGCTCGCCGTCGGCTCCCGCCTCGTCTTCACCGACGGCACGCCGGATATCCTCGCCTATCCCAGGGATCGTGCCGCCTACGGCCGGCTCTGCCGCCTGCTGACCACCGGCAACATGCGGGCCGAGAAGGGCGATTGCATCCTGACGGCTGTCGATCTTCTTGAGTTTTCCGAAGGCCTCCGGCTGATCGTCGTGCCGCCGCGCCGCCTTCTGCCGGCCTTCGGCGCCCAGGTGAAAAAGCTCGCCGCCGACCTGTCCGGCCAGCTCTGGCTCGGCATCACCATGCCGCGCCTCGGTGACGACCGGCGCCGGCTTGCCGCCTTCGCGGCGCTGGCAAAATCGGCTGGTCTCAAGCCGATCGCCCTCGGCGACCCGCTCTATCACACTCCCGAACGGCGACCGCTGCAGGACATCGTCACCTGCATCCGCGAACACGTCACCATCGACGAGGCCGGCTTGCGCCTCGAACAGAATGCCGAGCGTCATCTCAAGCGGCCGGAGGAAATGGAGCGCCTGTTCGCCGACCTGCCGGAGGCCGTGAGCGAGACGGTGCGCTTTCTCGACGGGCTCGGCTTCTCGCTCGACGAACTCAAGTACGAATATCCGCGCGAAGCCTTCGCGGGCTACGCCACGGCTGCCGAGGCGTTGAGAGCCCTGGTCGAAGAGGGGGTGAAGCGACGTTTTCCGGAAGGAGTTGACGAGGCAATTCGCAAGACCATCGAGCATGAACTCGCCATCATCGCCGAGAAGGAATACGAGCCTTATTTCCTCACCGTCTACGACATCGTCCGCTATGCGCGCTCGCAGGGCATCCTCTGCCAGGGGCGTGGCTCGGCCGCCAATTCCGTCGTCTGCTATTGCCTTGGAATTACCGACGTGGACCCCAGGCGCGGCGATCTGTTGTTCGAACGCTTCATCTCGGTCGAACGTGACGAGCCGCCGGATATCGACGTCGATTTCGAGCATGGCCGGCGCGAAGAGGTGATGCAGTACATCTACCGGCGCTACGGTCGGGAGAAGGCTGGCATCGCCGCCACGGTGATCACCTATCGCGGCCGCAGCGCCGTGCGCGAGGTGGGCAAGGTGTTCGGCCTCACCGACGACGCGGTGACGGCGCTGTCCGGTTCGGTCTGGGGTTCGCCATCGAAGGGACTGAAGGACGACGACGCCCGCCGCACGGGCTTCGATCCCACCGAGGCGCGGCTTGCCATGGTGCTGAAATATTCCCGCGAGCTCTCGGGCTTTCCGCGGCACCTCAGCCAGCACGTCGGCGGCTTCGTATTGACGGCCGGCCGGCTCGACGAAGCCGTACCAATCGGCAATGCCGCCATGGACGATCGCACCTTCGTCGAATGGGACAAGGACGACCTCGACGCCCTGGGCATGCTGAAGGTCGATATCCTGGCTCTGGGCATGCTGACGGCGCTCGCCAAGGCATTGAAAATGCTCGGCGAGCATTATGATCGGCACTGGACGCTGGCCAGCCTGCCGGCCGAGCGGAAGGCGGTCTACGCCATGATCCAGCGCGCCGACACGCTCGGCGTGTTCCAGATCGAGAGCCGGGCGCAGATGAGCATGCTGCCGCGCCTCAGACCGAACCATTTCTACGATCTCGTCATCGAGGTGGCGATCGTTCGCCCCGGCCCCATTCAGGGCAACATGGTCCATCCCTATCTCAGGCGGCGGCAGGGGCTTGAGACGGTGAACTATCCTTCTCCCTCGCCCGAGCACGGCCCTAAGAACGAACTGGAACAGGTGCTTGGCAAGACGCTGGGCGTGCCGCTGTTCCAGGAGCAGGCGATGCGCATCGCCATCGTCGCCGCCGGCTTCACGCCGGGCGAGGCGGACAAGCTTCGACGCGCCATGGCCACCTTTCGCCGCATGGGCACCATCCACACCTTCCGTGACAAGATGGTGGAGGGCATGGCCGGGCGCGGCTACGACCGCACCTTTGCCGAGAACTGCTTCCGGCAAATCGAAGGTTTCGGCGAATACGGCTTTCCCGAGAGTCATGCCGCGAGCTTTGCCCTGCTGGTCTACGCCTCGGCTTTCATCAAGTGCTACTATCCGGACGTCTTCGCCGCCTCGCTGCTCAACGCCCAGCCGCTCGGCTTCTACGCACCGGCCCAGATCGTTCGCGACGCGCGCGATCATGGCGTCACCGTGCGGCCGCCCGACATCAACCTCTCGGATTGGGATGCGACGCTGGAGGCCGGCGCGCCGGAGGTGACACCGCATCCGCGCCACGCCTCGATGGCCGGACATATCCGGACGACCCATGCCCTCCGCCTCGGTCTCCGCGAGGTGGAGGGTCTCAAGGAGGCTGACGGCCGGCTGGTCGCCGAGCGCCGGGGCAGGGGATACGACTCCATCCGCGACGTCTGGCTCCGCACCGGCCTGCCGAGCTCGACGCTGGAACGGCTTGCCGACGCCGATGCCTTCGCCTCGCTCGGCCTCAGCCGCCGCGACGCGCTCTGGGCGGTGCGTGGTCTCGGTAGGGCCGGCGACAAGGACGACTTGCCGCTGTTCCTGGCGGCCGAGGAGGCGGGGCGCGAAACCGAGCCGGACATGCACTTGCCGCCTATGCTGCCGGGCGAGGAAGTGGTGATGGATTATCGCCACCTCCGGATGTCGCTGCGCGCCCATCCCGTCAGCTTCCTGCGCTCCCATCTCGACCGGTTGCGCGCCATGCCCTGCGACGATCTGACGCGCACCGCCGACGGCCGCCGCGTCACGGTGGCCGGTCTCATCGTGGTGCGTCAGCGGCCGGGCACGGCCAAGGGCACCATCTTCCTGACGCTCGAAGACGAGACCGGCATCGCCAACATCGTCGTCTGGGCCAAGGTGTTCGAGGCGCACAGGGCCATCGTGCTCGGCTCCCGCATGGTGTCGGTGACCGGCCGCATGCAGTCCGAAAGCGGCGTCATCCACGTGGTGGCCGATCGTATCGTCAACCTGACGCATCTGCTCGGCCATCTCGCGGCCGACAACGCGGCGGCGGCGCTGACCCCGCCCGGCGAGGCGGTCCGCGCCACCGACAAGGGCGGCGGGCTGCCCGACCCCATCTACCAGCCGCCGCACCCGGCCAACGCACCCCTGCCGCCCGAACCGGATGTGGCCGCCGACCTCGACGTGCCCGCCCGTGCCACGCGACACGTGCCGGCCCGGCGGCGGGCATGA
- a CDS encoding Y-family DNA polymerase, with amino-acid sequence MVLTAKHRSAARLAHVDGAAVRLGLQPGLGLADARARVPGLDVRAADPEADAAFLDRLCDWAQRYTPLAGRRIGTSSVDLEFPYPEDFTLVLDIAGCAHLFGGEEALAADMARRLERQGLTVSIGIASTIGAAHALAAFGRGGRLQAGEERRALAGLPMAALRLDATTVDALARVGLKRIGDLMDGPRAPLTARFGRTPLIQLDRALGLADEAFSPRLPVAPYCAERRFFEPIAREEDVRAVALSLIGALAERLEAAGEGALRLRLSLWRVDGALAHVEAGLSRPSREATVMQDILCRRLDSLAEDFDAGYGFDCVTVAVTEASRRDAEVLSLAGPDMALELTRFVDRVGARIGRGRVRRLKFYASHIPERASGAVPAHVAGEGAFPATEVLPGDPPERPIRLFAQPELVEAMASVPDGPPLRFRWRRVTHEVKRAEGPERIAGEWWRQEAPTRDYFRVEDAEGRRFWMFREGLFQVETTHPRWFVHGLFA; translated from the coding sequence ATGGTGCTGACGGCAAAGCATCGGAGCGCCGCGCGTCTCGCCCATGTCGACGGGGCGGCGGTGCGGCTCGGGTTGCAGCCGGGGCTTGGGCTGGCCGATGCCCGCGCCCGCGTGCCCGGTCTTGACGTCCGCGCCGCCGATCCCGAGGCCGACGCCGCCTTCCTCGATCGCCTGTGCGATTGGGCGCAACGCTATACGCCGCTGGCCGGCCGCCGTATCGGCACGTCGTCCGTCGACCTGGAGTTTCCATATCCGGAGGATTTCACGCTGGTGCTCGACATCGCCGGCTGTGCCCATCTGTTCGGCGGCGAGGAAGCGCTGGCGGCCGACATGGCGCGGCGGCTCGAGCGGCAGGGCTTGACGGTCAGCATCGGCATCGCCTCGACCATCGGCGCCGCCCATGCGCTCGCCGCCTTCGGGCGAGGCGGGCGTTTGCAGGCCGGCGAGGAGCGGCGAGCGCTGGCGGGCCTGCCCATGGCGGCACTGCGGCTCGACGCGACGACTGTGGATGCGCTCGCCCGCGTTGGCCTCAAGCGCATCGGCGATCTGATGGACGGCCCGCGCGCGCCGCTTACCGCCCGCTTCGGCCGCACCCCGCTCATTCAGCTCGATCGGGCGCTGGGGCTGGCCGACGAGGCCTTCTCTCCACGGCTGCCCGTCGCCCCCTATTGTGCCGAGCGCCGCTTCTTCGAGCCGATCGCCCGTGAGGAAGACGTGCGTGCCGTCGCCCTGTCGCTGATCGGCGCGCTGGCCGAGCGGTTGGAGGCGGCCGGCGAGGGGGCGTTGCGTCTTCGCCTCAGCCTCTGGCGCGTCGATGGCGCGCTCGCCCATGTCGAGGCAGGTCTCAGCCGTCCGAGCCGCGAGGCGACGGTCATGCAGGATATTCTCTGCCGCCGGCTCGACAGCCTCGCCGAGGATTTCGACGCCGGTTATGGCTTCGACTGCGTCACCGTTGCCGTCACCGAGGCGAGCCGACGCGACGCCGAGGTGCTGTCGCTTGCCGGGCCCGACATGGCACTGGAGCTGACGCGCTTCGTCGACCGGGTCGGTGCCCGCATCGGCCGGGGCCGGGTGCGGCGTCTCAAGTTCTATGCCAGCCACATTCCCGAGCGGGCGAGCGGCGCAGTGCCGGCTCACGTGGCTGGGGAGGGGGCTTTTCCGGCAACCGAAGTCCTGCCCGGTGACCCGCCCGAGCGGCCGATCCGCCTGTTCGCACAGCCGGAACTGGTGGAGGCGATGGCCTCGGTGCCGGACGGCCCGCCGCTTCGCTTCCGCTGGCGGCGCGTCACCCATGAGGTGAAGCGCGCCGAGGGGCCGGAGCGGATTGCCGGTGAGTGGTGGCGGCAGGAGGCGCCGACGCGCGACTATTTCCGCGTCGAGGATGCCGAGGGGCGCCGCTTCTGGATGTTCCGCGAAGGCCTCTTTCAGGTCGAAACCACACACCCGCGCTGGTTCGTGCACGGGCTGTTTGCCTGA
- a CDS encoding ImuA family protein → MLRRQVAQLERARGRREDRADPETVEELAGVPVHDIAPATIRAAPTSVFRGGRVANAWAGAETTALPFGHPEVDAATGGLKRGALHDVSPVGAPDMASATGFALACAGLLLRAAGRDSLWLWVRAEMAGREAGEPYGPGLAAFGLDPSRLVAVTAGDTADVLRAAEEGLAARAFAAVLIEPFGDDRRLDLTACRRLSLIADGGRATGILLRTGGVPGPTSAVTRWCISAAPSNGGGRHPGNPVFAADLARNRLGPVGAWMMEWRIDEQSFRAPRAKPKTEATGPLAVPLSGRLAAASGDRSSRPSGPGAVVPFRID, encoded by the coding sequence ATGCTTCGACGGCAGGTCGCCCAATTGGAACGGGCGCGCGGCCGGCGCGAGGATCGTGCCGATCCTGAAACGGTGGAAGAGTTGGCCGGCGTGCCGGTGCACGACATCGCGCCCGCCACAATCCGCGCCGCGCCGACCTCCGTCTTTCGCGGTGGCCGGGTCGCGAACGCCTGGGCGGGCGCGGAGACGACGGCGCTTCCCTTCGGCCATCCGGAAGTCGATGCGGCAACCGGCGGCCTCAAACGTGGCGCGCTGCACGACGTGAGCCCGGTCGGTGCGCCCGACATGGCCTCGGCAACCGGCTTCGCACTGGCCTGCGCCGGACTGCTGCTGAGAGCGGCCGGGCGGGACAGTCTCTGGCTCTGGGTGCGCGCCGAGATGGCCGGGCGCGAGGCAGGCGAACCCTATGGCCCTGGCCTTGCCGCCTTCGGCCTCGATCCGTCGCGGCTCGTCGCGGTGACGGCCGGCGACACCGCCGACGTGCTGCGCGCCGCCGAGGAAGGTCTTGCCGCCCGTGCCTTCGCGGCGGTGCTGATCGAACCCTTCGGCGACGACCGCCGGCTCGATCTGACGGCCTGCCGCCGTCTGTCGCTGATCGCCGATGGCGGACGGGCCACCGGCATCCTGCTCAGGACGGGCGGCGTGCCGGGGCCGACCAGCGCCGTCACGCGCTGGTGCATCTCGGCCGCCCCGAGCAATGGCGGCGGCCGGCACCCCGGTAATCCGGTTTTCGCGGCCGACCTTGCGCGTAACCGTCTCGGTCCTGTCGGCGCGTGGATGATGGAGTGGCGTATCGATGAACAATCCTTCCGAGCCCCGCGCGCCAAGCCCAAGACCGAAGCGACCGGCCCCTTGGCAGTCCCGCTATCTGGTCGCCTGGCTGCCGCATCTGGCGACCGATCGTCTCGCCCGTCTGGACCGGGAGCGGTCGTCCCCTTCCGCATCGACTGA
- a CDS encoding DeoR/GlpR family DNA-binding transcription regulator: MLTSERKTLIQQVLRQEGRLVAKDFSQRLGVSEDTIRRDLRELAGEGLLQRVHGGALPASSAVADFASREQVGSSVKARLGQAAARLIQPGQIVFLDGGTTNVQLARHLPQDLRAVVVTHSPSIAVELVRHPHVEVELIGGRLFKHSIVAVGATSAEAISRIRADLFFMGATGIHPETGVTTGDREEAAIKRLIARQSAETVVLATREKLGAASPYQIMPLGDVGTLVTVSDLGKEVLAPFRSSHLTVVEA; this comes from the coding sequence ATGCTCACGTCGGAACGCAAGACCTTGATCCAACAGGTGTTGAGGCAGGAAGGCCGCCTCGTGGCCAAGGATTTCAGCCAGAGGCTGGGCGTGTCCGAGGATACGATCCGCCGCGATCTGCGCGAACTTGCCGGTGAGGGACTTCTGCAGCGCGTGCATGGGGGAGCCCTGCCGGCTTCGTCGGCGGTTGCCGATTTCGCCTCGCGCGAGCAGGTCGGCTCGTCGGTGAAGGCGCGGCTCGGACAGGCCGCCGCCCGCCTGATCCAGCCCGGACAGATCGTCTTTCTCGACGGTGGAACGACGAACGTGCAACTGGCGCGTCATCTTCCTCAGGATCTCAGGGCGGTCGTCGTGACCCACAGCCCGAGCATCGCGGTGGAACTCGTCCGCCATCCCCATGTGGAGGTCGAACTCATCGGTGGCAGGCTGTTCAAGCATTCCATCGTCGCGGTGGGGGCGACATCCGCCGAGGCGATCTCGCGCATCCGCGCCGATCTGTTCTTCATGGGTGCCACCGGCATTCATCCGGAAACCGGCGTCACCACCGGCGACCGGGAGGAGGCGGCGATCAAGCGCCTGATCGCCCGCCAGTCGGCGGAAACCGTCGTGCTGGCGACGCGCGAAAAGCTGGGGGCGGCGTCGCCCTACCAGATCATGCCGCTTGGCGATGTCGGCACTCTCGTGACGGTGTCGGACCTTGGCAAAGAGGTGCTCGCCCCCTTCAGATCCTCCCACTTGACCGTGGTCGAGGCATGA
- a CDS encoding NUDIX domain-containing protein, whose translation MSIADRVRVEDVTVLSNDWYILKKTTFSFRRSDGSWQRQSRETYDRGNGATILLYDPSRRTVILTRQFRYPAFVNGHDDLLIEAPAGLLDDAAPEVRIRAETEEETGFRVRDVRPIFDAFMSPGSVTERLHFFVGRYEPGDRISAGGGNEIEGEDIAVLEVGIDEALSMIGSGVIRDGKTIMLLQYAALHLFPQPVPNKATIAC comes from the coding sequence TTGAGCATAGCCGATCGCGTTCGCGTGGAAGACGTCACCGTCCTCTCCAACGACTGGTACATCCTGAAGAAGACGACCTTTTCCTTCCGACGCAGCGACGGAAGCTGGCAGCGCCAATCGCGCGAGACCTACGACCGGGGAAACGGTGCGACGATCCTCCTCTACGACCCAAGCCGCCGCACCGTGATCCTGACCCGCCAGTTTCGCTATCCCGCCTTCGTCAACGGCCACGACGACCTGCTGATCGAGGCGCCGGCCGGTCTTCTCGACGACGCCGCGCCCGAGGTTCGCATCCGCGCCGAGACGGAAGAGGAAACGGGATTTCGCGTGCGCGACGTCCGTCCGATCTTCGATGCCTTCATGAGCCCCGGCTCGGTCACCGAGCGGCTGCATTTCTTCGTCGGCCGGTACGAACCCGGCGACAGGATCTCCGCCGGCGGCGGCAACGAGATCGAAGGCGAGGATATCGCCGTTCTCGAAGTCGGCATCGACGAGGCCCTGTCGATGATCGGATCGGGCGTCATTCGCGACGGTAAGACGATCATGCTGCTGCAATACGCCGCTCTCCATCTTTTCCCCCAACCGGTTCCGAACAAGGCAACCATCGCATGCTGA
- a CDS encoding DUF4406 domain-containing protein, with translation MLILIAGPYRSGTGDDPRKMADNLRRLEQASWPLFEAGHVPMIGEWVALPVWRSAGGTTLGDALYDRIFYPAAERLLSMCDAVLRLPGDSNGADNDVRMARERGLPIYYRLEDVPGVGN, from the coding sequence ATGCTGATCCTCATCGCCGGCCCCTACCGCTCCGGAACCGGAGACGATCCCCGGAAGATGGCCGACAATCTCCGCCGCCTGGAGCAAGCCTCCTGGCCGCTGTTCGAGGCCGGACACGTTCCGATGATCGGCGAATGGGTGGCCCTACCCGTCTGGCGGTCGGCCGGCGGGACAACGCTCGGCGACGCGCTCTACGACCGGATTTTCTATCCGGCCGCCGAGCGCCTGTTGTCGATGTGCGACGCGGTTCTCCGCCTGCCGGGAGACTCCAATGGGGCGGACAATGACGTTCGCATGGCCAGGGAACGGGGCCTGCCGATCTACTACCGTCTGGAGGACGTGCCAGGGGTCGGAAACTGA
- a CDS encoding L-threonylcarbamoyladenylate synthase, which produces MPNRSPEFARIEAATDESIRLAAERIRQGELVAFPTETVYGLGADATRGQAVAAIYEAKGRPSFNPLIAHVDSIAMAETLVVFDPLSRRLAETFWPGPLTLVLPARPDCPVSSLATAGLDTLAVRMPAHRVALDLIRAAGVPIVAPSANTSGHVSPTSAAHVYGDLSRRVPLILDGGRTEVGLESTILQVRDDIPYLLRPGGLAREDIEAAAGVAVVRSEGDPSAAPVAPGMLASHYAPRARVRLDARRVDPNEALLAFGGASIHGAQEAKRIFNLSPSGSLREAAANLFDMLRRADGDDVAGIAVAPIPPHGLGEAIRDRLTRAAAPR; this is translated from the coding sequence GTGCCCAACCGTTCTCCAGAATTTGCCCGCATCGAAGCGGCAACCGATGAGTCTATCCGTCTCGCTGCCGAACGCATCCGGCAAGGCGAGCTGGTCGCCTTTCCCACCGAGACCGTCTACGGCCTCGGTGCCGACGCGACGCGCGGGCAAGCCGTCGCCGCCATCTACGAGGCCAAGGGGCGCCCCTCCTTCAACCCGCTGATCGCCCATGTCGACAGCATTGCCATGGCCGAGACGCTGGTGGTCTTCGATCCGCTGTCGCGGCGGCTGGCCGAAACCTTCTGGCCGGGTCCGCTGACGCTGGTGCTTCCGGCAAGGCCGGATTGCCCGGTGTCGTCGCTGGCCACCGCCGGGCTCGACACGCTCGCCGTACGCATGCCGGCGCACCGGGTGGCGCTCGACCTGATCCGCGCCGCCGGTGTGCCGATCGTCGCCCCCAGCGCCAACACCTCGGGTCATGTCAGCCCGACCTCCGCCGCCCACGTCTATGGCGACCTCTCACGCCGCGTGCCGCTGATCCTTGATGGCGGCCGCACCGAAGTGGGCCTCGAATCGACCATTCTGCAGGTCCGCGACGACATTCCCTATCTCCTGCGGCCGGGCGGCCTCGCCCGCGAGGACATCGAGGCAGCGGCCGGTGTCGCCGTCGTCCGATCGGAAGGCGATCCGTCCGCCGCGCCGGTGGCGCCGGGCATGCTCGCCTCCCATTACGCGCCGCGCGCCCGCGTCCGGCTCGACGCCCGCCGCGTCGACCCCAACGAGGCGTTGCTTGCCTTTGGCGGCGCCTCGATCCATGGCGCCCAGGAGGCGAAGCGCATCTTCAACCTCAGCCCGTCGGGCAGCTTGCGAGAAGCGGCCGCCAATCTGTTCGACATGCTGCGCCGGGCCGATGGCGACGACGTCGCCGGAATCGCCGTGGCGCCGATCCCCCCCCACGGGCTCGGTGAAGCGATCCGCGACCGGCTGACGCGGGCCGCGGCACCTCGCTAA